The Oceaniferula marina genome segment TTGAGTAATCATCTGATTAAGATTCATCCTAAATAACTGACCGAACAAGTCGCAGCACCCGACAGCTAGTAGCTGTCGAGTTTGCGACGGCAAACCTTATTACGTCATTGTATCTATAATTCGCATGCCGACGCCTGATCGCTGCCGGTGTGCTTTACGTTCTGCAAAAAAATGCACAAATTGACACTACATCTAATCATCTCGCTCACGGTATTATTCACTCCTTGGACTATTGCTCAAGATATTGTCTTTAGTGATAAGAGTGAGCCAATGGTTACTAAATATGATAAGAAGGGACCAAAGTTGAATGTTTCAATCACATCGAGCGGCAAATACTCGATTGATGAAGTAGTATTTACTACGAAACAACTATTGGTGGTCTTTAAAAAGGCATATATGCTTAATCCTAAAGTGACTCTTCTTATTACATCCCCTAAGAATATTGATAACAACCATATCATAAAACTACTTAACACTTCAGCGGAGGCAAAAATCAGGTTTGTAGCATTCGTGCAAACTGAGGAAAAAAATCGGCAGAACAAGTCGCAGCACCCGACCGTTAGCAGCTGACTAGCCAGGTTTTGCCACTGTTCTACACCATTGAAACTTTAATCCGCCCATCGACCATTTCATCACGGCCGGTGTGCTTTACGTTCTGCAAAAAAACTCAGCACTTCCAGAAATGTTGATTATTCCGAATCGGCTCGAAGGATGAAACCATAAGTTTGTTCACTCAGTGGAATCATTGGTTATCCTCGCAAGGCACACGAATTCGGGTGTCACGTTTCATAAATTGATAGCAAGAAAGGTTGATTCCGAGTCGCACTTGAAAGCAACCCGAAAGGCTGGGAAAACAAATCGGCAGAACAAGTCGCTGCACCCGACCACTAGTAGCTGACTGGTCAGGTTTTGTTTCTGTTCCTCAAAAGGAAATCTATTAATTCGTTCATCCACCATTTCATCGTGGCGGGTGAGCTTTACGTTGGGTAAAAAAATCATGACTAGCAAACCACTAGAATCAGACTGGAAGTCATTCCGCAAAATGGCTCCTAAATTAAGAGATCGCTATCTTGATCAGTGTAATAGCGAGTTGAGTTGTATCATTAATGACGATTCATCGACATCGACTGAGAATTTTTGGACTCTCGAAGAGCGTGTTCGTAAAGAGGCCCGTATTTTACGTGAATGCCTTGATGGCCATTCAAGATCAAGAATGCTTGAATTCATATTGATCATGTATCGCCACAAGATGCTTACTGATAGTGATCTACGTGAATTTAGTGAAGAGCTTAAAGCACGAGTCAACGGCATCTTAAGTATTCAATAAAACAACAAGCCCAACAAGTCGTTGCACCCGACGGCTAGTAGCTACCGGGCCAGGTTTTGCTACTGTCCTTAAGAATTGAAACTTTGACCATTTCATCAGCGGTTACATCGCCGCCGGTGAACTTTACGTTCTGCAAAAAAAGCTTAGCACTTCCAGAAAGGTTGATTATTCCGAATCGGCTCGAAGGATGAAGCCATAAGTTTGTTCACTCAGTGGAATCATTGGTTTTCCCCGCGAGGCACACGAATTCGGGTGTCACGTTCCATAAGTTGTGGGCAATAAAGATGGACTTCGAGTCGCACTTGAAAGCAACGAGAAAAGCGGGGGGAACTAATCGGCAGAACAAGTCGCAGCACCCGACAGCTAGTAGCTGTCGAGTTTGCGACGGCAAACCCTTTTACGTCATTGTATCTATAATTCGCATATCGACGCCTGATCGCTGCCGGTGTGCTTTACGTTCGGCAAAAAATATTAAACATGACCGCAGAAGAATTTGTAGCAAACTTCAAAGCTGAAAAGGATATATCTCTGTCGCTCTATTTGAGTGATGAGCCAACAGAGGTGTCGGAACGCTTTAAGGCTCTCGAATCGGCTCAAGATAAGCGAAAAGCTATTGAGGGCATAATCGATACCATTTTAACTGATACCTATTATTCGATATTACTCGGATTGGATGGTGCAGCGAGTATTGGTGATGAGCAGCAGGGATATACTATTCATGATGAAGAAGGATCAGTAATTACGGATGCCCAAGATGGCGAGCTTGAAGGATTAGCTTGGGAGGCCTTTCACGGATAGAGAAACAAATCAGCCGAACAAGTCGCAGCACCCGACCGTTAGCAGCTGACTGGCCAGGTTTTTCGACTGTTCTACACGATTGAAACTTATAAACTTGTGCAACTGGTTCATCACGGCCGGTGTGCTTTACGTTCGACAAAAAATTGAATCTTTTAGATCCATCTAAGGCTAGATCTGGCGTCTCAAGGCTGTTTCATATCGTATTCTGAGCGTCATTATTCCAGTGGCGCTTTTTTGTGCCTGGATTAACGATGGTTTTCCCCTGAACTGGTAGTAAAGTTTAGTGATTTTATAATGGTTTGATCCAAGAATTTCGGTTTTCATGCCGTCTAGCAGATGACGAGATGGCGTGNTTTCAAGTCTCAAGCATTGGCCGTTTTAGGTTTGTAGTCTGCTCATTTTAAGCATGTTAAGTTAAGGTTGTCCTGTTTAATTCCACTAGAATGGATTGGCAGCGCGGAGAAAATCTGGTCGAACAAGTCGCAGCACCCGACAGCTAGTAGCTGTCGAGTTTGCGACGGCAAGCCTTTTTACGTCATTGTATCTTTAATTCGCATATCGACGCTTGATCGCTGCCGGTGTGCTTTACGTTATGCGAAAAAATAGGCAGATCATTCAAATGGTTGACTATTCCGAATCGGCTCGAAGGATGAAACCATAAGTTTGTTCACTCAGTGGATTCATCGGTTTTCCTTGTAAGGCTAAGCGATTATTCTGATCATCGGTCAGCAAAATCTNTTCTTAATCGCTCTTGAAAGTAACCAGAAAGACGGGGGAAACTAATTGCATAACAAGTCGCTGCACCCGACCACTAGTAGCCGCCGTGCCAGGTTTTGTTTCTGTTCCTCAAAAGGAAATCTATTAATTTGTTCATCAACCATTTCATCGTGGCGGGTGAGCTTTACGTTATGCAAAAAATCACGTAGCTTTAATGAAGGGAGTAGCATATCTTTTGGTTTCAGTTGCTTGTTGTTTGTTGGCTGTTTGGTGTGGGCTTACTGGATGGAAAGTCTTCAGTATTAGCCACTTTCTAGCCGTGGATGCGACATATAATATTCGTGCAATGCGAGATTATGGTCCTCAGCCTGCTTTCTGGCGTGATCACCTTAGTTCATTGCCGCTCTATATCCCTTCGTTAGTGATAGGATTATTTACAATTATGTGTGGTTATTTTGGTAGCGTATGCGGTTGGCTTTCTTATTGTATATTTCGACGTAAGGTATGATTTAGACCAAACGAAGCCGATGATTATCGAATCGCTCTCGACAGCGACAAATCCTGCCAAGAAAACAACTAGCATAACAAGTCGCAGCACCCGACAGCTAGCAGCTGACTAGCCAGGGTTTGGCTACTGTTCACCAGCATTGAAACATTAAATCTTGCGCAACTGGTACATCGCTGCCGGTGTGCTTTACGTTGGGCAAAAAAATGAAGCGCTGGATCACATATTGCTGCGATATGGCCGTTATTTCGAGCTATATCGGATCTGTGTATCTTATGATCAAACTGAAGTTGTCAGATACACATAAGATGGAGATTCAAGGGGTTGTCGACAGTTTGGCGGTAATAGCAGCTATGATTATAATTCTAGGATCGCTGATTATAGCTTTGAGAGTCACATACGGCATTTGGGATACTGATAAATCATCAATGAGGCTAAAGCGCTTATACCAAATTCCGTTCATTAATTTCGCCA includes the following:
- a CDS encoding multidrug transporter, whose product is MTSKPLESDWKSFRKMAPKLRDRYLDQCNSELSCIINDDSSTSTENFWTLEERVRKEARILRECLDGHSRSRMLEFILIMYRHKMLTDSDLREFSEELKARVNGILSIQ